The sequence ACTTCCGGCCGACGCAGGTCGTCTCGTCCGACTTCTGCCGCGCGGCCGTGAGCGACGACGAGAACGACCAGGCCGCGACCGGCGACGCGTTCGAACTGCTGCACCACATCGTCCGGACGCGGCTGCGGCGCGGGCTGCTCACCGTCGTGGACGCCACCAACGTCCAGCCGAGGTCGCGGGAGGCGCTGCTCGCCGTCGCCCGCCACCAGGACGCGCTGGCGTGCGCGATCGTGCTGGACGTCCCCGAGCACGTCGCCGTGGAGCGCAACGCGGCCCGCCCGGACCGGGACCTGCCGTCGCACGTCGTGCCCCGGCAGCGCCGCGAGCTGCGGCGCGGCCTGAAGGCGCTGCACCGGGAGTTCAAGCGCGTCCACGTCCTGACCGGCGTGGACGAGATCGACGCGGCGGTGCTCGTCCCCGAGCGGCCGTGGAACGACCGGCGCGAGCTGACCGGCCCGTTCGACCTGATCGGCGACGTCCACGGCTGCCGCGCCGAGCTGGTGGACCTGCTCGGCGACCTCGGCTACGCGGTGGAGCACGACGCGCTCGGCCGTCCGTGCGGCGCGCGGCACCCGGAGGGCCGCACCGCGGTGTTCGTCGGCGACCTGGTCGATCGCGGCCCCGACACGCCCGGCGTGCTGCGGCTCGTCATGGGCATGGCCGCCGCCGGGACGGCACTGTGCGTCACCGGCAACCACGAGGCCAAGCTGGTGCGTGCGCTGAAGGGCCGCAAGGTGCGGGTCGCGCACGGGCTCGCCGAGTCGCTGGAGCAGCTCGCCGCCGAGACCGAGGAGTTCCGCGCCGCCGCGCTCGCGTTCATGGACGGCCTGATCAGCCACTACGTCCTGGACGGCGGACGGCTCGTCGTCGCGCACGCCGGGCTCAAGGAGGCCTACCACGGCCGCGCGTCCGGACGGGTGCGCTCGTTCGCGCTCTACGGCGACACCACCGGCGAGACCGACGAGTACGGGCTGCCCGTCCGGTACCCGTGGGCGCTGGACTACCGGGGCGCCGCGACGGTCGTCTACGGCCACACCCCGGTGCCCGACGCCGAGTGGGTCAACAACACGATCTGCCTGGACACCGGCGCCGTGTTCGGCGGACGGCTCACCGCGCTGCGCTACCCCGAACGCGAGCTGGTCGCCCGGCCCGCCCGGGAGGTCTGGTACGCGCCGGTCCGTCCGCTCGCCGAGGGCCCGGCCCGCGCGACCGGGCTGCTCAAGATCGGGGACGTGCTGGACGCGGGCGGCGTCGAGACCCGGCTGCTCGGCCGCGTCGCGGTCCGGGAGGAGAACGCGCTGGCCGCGCTGGAGGTGATGAGCCGCTTCACGATCGACCCGCGCTGGCTCGTCTACCTGCCGCCGACGATGGCGCCCGCCGCGACGTCCGGGCTGCCCGGCCGTCTGGAGCACCCGGCCGAGGCGCTGGCCGCCTACCGCTCGGCCGGGCTGGAGCGCGTCGTGTGCGAGGAGAAGCACATGGGGTCGCGGGCCGTCATCGTGGTCGCCCGCGACGCCGCCGTGGCCGCCGCGCGGTTCGGCGTGGACGACGGCAGCTCCGGCGCCGTCTACACCCGCACCGGCCGCGCGTTCTTCCGCTCGCCCGATCTCACCGCCGGGCTACTGGACCGTGTCCGCGCGGCGATCGGCGCGGCCGGGCTCTGGGACGAGCTGGACACCGGCTGGCTCGTCCTGGACGCCGAACTGCTGCCCTGGTCGGCCAAGGCGCTCGACCTCGTCCGGACCCAGTACGCCGCGACCGGCGCCGCCGCCCGCGCCGCGCTGCCCCGCGCGGCGGACCTGCTCGCCCGCGCCGCCGCGCGCGGCGTGGACGTCGGCGACCTCGGCGCGCACATGGCCCGCCGGGCCGCGAACGCCGCGCTGTTCCGCGACGCCTACGCCCGCTACTGCGCCCCGGTGGACGGCCTGGACGGCGTCCGCCTGGCCCCGTTCCAGATCCTCGCCGGGGAGGGCGCCGTCCACGCCGTGGCGCGCGAGCACGACTGGCACCTGGAGATCGCGGCGCGGCTGGTCGCGGCGGACGCGTCGGGGCTCCTCGCGCCGACCGCGTCCGTCGTGGTGGACCTCGCCGATCCCGCGTCCGAGGCCGCCGCCACCGCCTGGTGGACCGACCTCACCGGGCGCGGCGGCGAGGGCATGGTCGTCAAGCCGCTCGGTCCGGTTCCGGACGGCCGGACGGTCCAGCCGGGCCTGAAGTGCCGGGGCCGCGAGTACCTGCGCATCATCTACGGCCCCGACTACACCGAGCCGGGGACCCTGGAGATCCTGCGCCGCCGCGCGCTCGGCCGCAAGCGCTCGCTCGCGTCGCGCGAGCACGCGCTCGGCGTGGAGGCGCTGGAACGGCTCGTCGCCCGGGAGCCGCTGTGGCGGCGGCACCAGCCGGTGTTCGGGGTGCTGGCGCTGGAGTCCGAGCCGGTCGACCCGCGCCTGTGAGTTCTGCCGGGCGTCCCGTCACGGCCGCGTGACGGGACGCCGCGCGGTTCTCAGGTCGAGAACAGCATGTGGAAGACGCCGCCGCCGTGGTGCGGGCGGTGGTGGCCCTGGTGGTGATGGTGGTGGACCGCCGGGGCGCCCCACGCGGGCGCGGACGGCGGCGGGGGCGGCGCGTGGTGCGTCGCCTCCATCCGGCTCAGCGCCTCCAGCTCGCCGTAGTCCAGGAAGATCCCCCGGCAGTTGTCGCATTGCTCGATGTGGACCCCGTTACGGGTGTAGGTCCGCATCACGCCACGGCACTTGGGACAATGCATCGCTGTGTCGTCCTTCCATCAGAACCCCAGATTGAGGGTAAATGTAGGGGAGCCGGAACACCACGTCATGCCGTGCGGCGGCTTCACGCGCGGATGATCCGCGCGCAGGCGTCCACCATCGCGGTCTCGGCGTCGTCCAGGTCCCGGTCCCCCTCCCGTGCCGATTGGACGCACGTGGCGGCGATCTGGATCGCCAGGGCGCGCGCGGGTTCGTCCAGGGCGGCCCAGAGGTCGGTGTCCGGGGACGGGCCGTAGCCGTCGAGGAAGGCCGTCCAGGCGTCGGCGGCGAGGACGCCCGCCGCGTACAGCGCCGCCGGGCGGGCGAGGTCCCACGCGGGGTCGCCGACGCCGAGGTCCTCGACGTCGATGAGGAGCCAGCCGGTTTCGGTCCGGACCATCTGGCCGAGATGCCAGTCGCCGTGGATGAGGACTCGCCCGGCGGTCGGCGGCGCGGTGTCGTCCCGGATCCAGGCGGGGAGCGTCGCGAAGGCCCGCCGGATCACGTCGGTCTCGGGGCCGGGGGCGAGGCGGCCGACGACGCGCGCGACGCGCCCCGGACGGCCCCACGGCGGCGCGTCCGCCGGGACGGGGGAGCGGTGCAGCGCGGCGAGCAGCCGTCCGGCCTCGGTCCACGGCGGCGCCTCGGGCGGGACGGGCTCGCCGTACGGCCACACGGTCACGGCCCGTCCGTCCGCGTATCGGGGCGGGCCGAGCGGCGCGAGCGCGATCCCGGGCAGCGCGCGGGCCGCGTCCAGCCGCCGCGCCAGCGCCGGGCCCGTCTCCCGGTCGGCCTGGTGCAGCTTGACGACGACCGCGCCGACCCGGACGACGAGCACGCCGTGCCGGTCGTAGAGGACGCCGGGCTCGCCGGTGCCGCCCGCGTCCCGGCCGAGGGCGGCGAGCCGCGCGATGTCCATCGGATCAGTATGGCGCGTCCGCAATGCGGCCTATGTCGGCATGAGTGTTGCCGTGCGCAGAACGATCGTTCTAGGGTCGGGTCCGGCACCGGGAGAGCGCGGGCCGCGACCCTCCCCGCGGCCCGCCTCCGCTCCCCGGTGCGACCGGGCGCGTCCCGCCGCGCGGGGGCCGGCGGGACGCGCCCCGGATCAGTCCAGCCGGGAGAACCGGCGCGCGGCCCACATCAGGCCGAGCGCCGCGAGCCCCGCCGGCAGGAGCGCCTCCAGCACGACCGGCGGGTGCCAGGACCCCCACGCGACCGGCGCGAACAGCGACGCGGGCGCGTCGGTCAGGTAGACGGCCATCGTGCGGTGCATCGCGTCCACCGCGTAGGTGAACGGGTTGACCAGCGCGACCGCCTCCATCCAGCCCGGCATCGCCGACAGCGGGAACACCGACCCGGACAGGAACATCAGCGGCGCCATGAGGACGGTCAGCGCCGTCCCGTACGTCTGCGGCCGGACGAACATCGCCAGCAGCACCCCGAGCACGGTCATCGCCAGCGCCGTCAGCGCCAGCTCGGCCGCCAGCAGCACCAACAGCCCCGGATCGGGCGGCACGCCGATCACCGCCCCGGCGCCGAGCAGCAGCCCGGCCTGGCACGTCGCGACGGTCGTCCCGCCGAGGCAGGTCCCGAGCAGCAGCGTGCCCCGGTGCACCGGCCCGGCCAGCATCTCGCGCAGGAACCCGCTGCGGCGGTCCCACAGGAGCGCCGACCCGACCCGCAGCGCGGGCGCCTGTGACGCCGTCACCAGCGCGCCCGAGAACAGGAACACCTGGTAGGACCGGCTGCTCGGCCCCGCCATCAGCCCCGCCAGCCCCACGCCGAGGATGAACAGGAACAGCAGCGGCTGGAACAGCGAGATCACGGTGCCCGCCCGGTCCCGCAGGAAGTGCAGCATCTCCCGCCGCCACACCATCCGCAGCGCGCGCAGCTCCGCGCGGACCCCGCCGGACGCCACCTCGGGCGCGGGACGCGGCGCGGGCACCGGCGGCGGCGCGTCGTCGCCGGACGGGTCGGCCGGCCCTTCCGCCCGGATCCGGTGTCCGGTGTGGTGCAGGAACACGTCGTCCAGCGTCGGCGGGGTGACGCGCGCCTCGTAGACGGGCACGTCCAGTTCGGCGAACAGCCGGGGCAGGATCCGTGCGCTGTCGGTGGCGGTGAACGACAGGCCGTCCGGCGCCTCGGCCACGGTCAGCCCGAACCGCGTCCGCAGCAGCCGCGCCGCCGCCGCGTCGTCGTCGGTGCGCAGGTCCACCCGGTCGGCGCCGAGGACGGCCTTCAGCTCGGCCGGCGAGCCCTGCGCGACGATCCGGCCCGCGTCCAGGATCGCGACGCGGTCGCACTGCTCGGCCTCGTCCAGATAGTGCGTGGTGAGGAACAGCGTGACGGTCTCGCGCTCGCGGATCCGGTGCAGGTAGCGCCAGACCTGCGCGCGCGACTGCGGGTCCAGGCCGATCGTGGGCTCGTCCATGAACAGGATCCGGGGCCGGTGCAGCAGCGCCCGCGCGATCTCCAGCCGCCGCCGCATCCCGCCGGAGAACGTCCGGACGAACCGGTCGCGGGCGTCGGACAGGCCGACCAGCGCCAGCGTCTCGTCCACCCGGCCGGGGACCAGCGCGACCGGGATGTCGTACAGGTCGGCGTGGAAGCGCAGGTTCTCCGCCGCCGTCAGCTCGCCGTCCAGCGTCGACTCCTGGAAGATCAGGCCGATGCTGCGGCGCGCGGCGACCGCGTCGGTGCGGGTGTCGTGGCCGTCGATCTCGACCGTCCCGGCGGTCGGGACGGCCAGCGTGCACAGCATCGCGATCGTGGTGGACTTGCCCGCGCCGTTCGGGCCGAGGAAGCCGAAGCTCTCCCCGGCCGCGACCGACAGGTCCAGCCCGTCCACGGCGGTGACGTCCGGGTACCGCTTGGTCAGCCCCCGCGCGCGGATCGCCGGCGGCCCCGTGACCGCAGGTGCAGGCGGAGCATCCGGCCGCACGCTCATGGTGCCTCCCGCAAGCGCGCTTCTCTCGTCGCAAGCTCCCGACGTCTCTCAGTCCGGCGCACGGCGGTCACCGGCGGGCCTCCAGCGCGTCGGTCCAGGAGTCGGGGACGACGAACCCGAAGCTCCACCGGTGCCGCCGCGTCGGGTTGACGATGCAGTGCCAGAACAGCCGTTCCGGCTCCTGCCCGATCTTGAAGAACCGCGCCAGCCGGGGCCGCTCGCCCAGGGTGACCAGCTCCGACGTCCCGGGCCGCTGGTAGCGGAAGAACGACGTCTCGGCCGGGTCGTCGAACTCGGCGTCGAAGTCGATCAGGTACATGCGCCAGCCCGGCTGCGTCTCGTTGGTGTGCCAGAGCCGGTACGACGACGGCGGGTACCACATGCTCCCCGAGAAGCGGACCTCGTCGCCGAAGACCTTCTCCAGCGCCGCCACCGTGCGGTTCTTGGCGGCGAGGTAGCCGTCGTAGGCGGGGTGGTCGACGTGGTCGTCCAGGTTGACGAGATGGAAGTGGCGGGCGTCGTTCGGGCCCGCCGGGGCGTCCGGGCCCGCCCGCCAGCGCCGGAACTCCGCGCTCGCCGGGGCGGCGGACGTCGAGCGCAGGTCGTCGTCGCGGAACTCGCGGTCGAACGCGTCCAGGTCGACGGTGTCCGGACGGATCTTCAGGTGCGGCAGCTCGTCCAGGACCGGCGCGAACCCCGGGATCTCCTCCAGCGCGAACTCGTAGTGGTGGAACCCGGGCACGGGCCGCTCCGCGCGGCGCGGCGGGGGCGGGACGAGCCGGGCGGCGGCGTCGGTGGCCGCCGCCGCGACCAGGTCGCGGTCGTCGAACGCGAACCCGTGGACGCGCCCGAGCCGGATCATCTCCGCGACCCCGGTCATCGCGCGCAACTGGCGCCGCAGGCCCGGATCGTCGCCGACCACGCGCAGGAACTCGGTACAGGACTCGACGGACACGGTCACTCCTTGGTTCGGGCGGGCGGCGGGTCGAGGAGCAGGACGGACGGGACGCGCTCGGGCCGCGCCAGCCGCAGGAAGTGCAGCCCGAACCCGGCCATGCCGAGCATCAGCCCGGGGAAGAACCCGGCCTCGGGGCCCGGCCGCGCCTGGTCCAGGTCCCGCCACTGGCTCTGCACCTGGACGTTGGCCTCCAGCCGGAACGCGGGCTGGTCGCGCAGCAGCGCGTACCGCAGGAACAGCTCGGCGTTGCCGGTGCGGCCGTGGCAGAGCGAGTCGTTGGCGAGGCGCGGGAAGTTGCGCATCGTCGCGGTGAGCGCCTGGTGGGCCTCGGTGAGCAGCGGCTCGTCGTCGCCGCCGAGCAGCGCCCAGCTCGCGATGCGGGTCAGGCCGATGCCGGACGCGCCGTTGCACCAGGCGTTGGCGTAGTGGCGTCCGCGCCACGTCGGGCCGCCGGGGACGGTCCGCAGGTCGTACCAGTCCTGCGCGTCGGCGTCGAAGTGGCGGGTCTCGTAGGCGAACGCGCGGCGGCCCGCGTCGACGTACTCGTCGCGGCCGGTGCGGGTGCCGAGCAGGATCAGCGCCCAGCCGATCCCGGCGCTGCCGTGCGACAGGCCGGTGAGGTCGTCCAGGACGACCCGGGGATCGCTGTTGGACCACGACAGCCCGTCGCCCCGGTCGCGCGCGTGCCGCAGCAGGTGGGCCGCGCAGCGGTGCGCCAGCGCGGTGCCCCGGTCGCCGCCGGTGGCGTCGTCCAGGGCGAGCAGGACCGGGACGAGCCCGGCGACGCCGTGGAAGACGTCCAGGTGCGGGTCCCGCTCGATGCGCCCGTCCAGGGTCTCGGCCATCGCGACGGCCTGGTCGAGCAGCGCCCGGTCGCCCCACAGCCGGTGCAGGTGCAGCAGCACGTAGATCAGGCCGCCGAGCCCGGGGAACGCGCCGATGCGGTCGCGGTCGCCCGTGGCCAGGGCGTGGTCCAACGCCCGCCGCGCCGCCGTGCGGAACTCCGGACGCGGGTCCAGGTCGTTCAGGTACGCCAGGAACAGCGCGATGCCCGCCGAGCCGTTGTAGAGGTCGCCCTCGATGTCGACCTCGTCGCGGCCGTCCGGCCTGATGATGTAGGAGATCCACGGAGCGGGCGCGTCCGGCGCGCGGAGCGTCGCGCACAACCGCTGGCCGAGGCCCGCCGCCTGCGCCACGCACGTCGCGGCGAAGTCGGAACTGGTGACGTCGCCGCCCGACAGCCCGGCCGCGATGTACTGGTCCTGCTGGGCGCGGTTCTCCGGGGTCAGCCGCCGGATCCGCGCGGCGGCGTGCTCCAGCGGCCCGGCCTCCAGCGTCGCCGGGATCACGGCGCGGTGGTCGTGGACGAGCCGGTCGTCGGCGGCGTCCACCCAGAACAGCGGGACGTCCAGCCGCCACATCGACTCCAGCTCGTAGGCGGGGAGCACGCCGTCCTGGTCCCAGTTGCGGGGGAACGTCCGGACGGTGTTGAACAGCAGGTCCACCTCCAGCGGCTCCATCAGGCACTTGGGGTGCCGCGCCGCCGACAGCAACTGCACGTAGATCTGGGTGCTCCAGTTGACGAACCGGACGCGCGTCCCGTCGAACAGCCCGCCGACGCACTCCGCCGCGCGCTCGGGGTCCTCCTGGAACCAGCGGTGGACGCGGCCGAAGCCGTCCTTGATCTCGTCCACGAAGTCCTCGGCGCGGGTCAGCTCGTCGCCGACGAACACGCGGTTCGCGGCGCCCGGCTCGACGCGCAGGCCCGTCCGGTGCGTGACGGACGCGGTGAACGACAGCGGCCGGTCGTCGATCTTCGGGATCGGCATCGGGATCTCGTAGGCGTCGCCGCCGGAGTAGCCGCTGAGCCGCATCCCGGCTCCGTCCGCGTCCGGCGCGGCGGGCCACTCGATCAGGCCGGTCTTGAACACCGAGTCCATCAGCGTCCCGGCCGGGCGCGGCTGGCCCTTGGGGAGCGCGCCGAGCACGGTCTCGCAGTCGCAGATGTACGCGTGGCCGTCGGCGACCAGGACGTTCTCGAAGTGCAGGTCGCCGCCGCCGAGCACGTAGAAGATCGCCAGGTAGCCGCCCAGCTCGGTGTAGACGCGGGCCGCCTCGGCGCGCGTCGCCACCCGGTTGCGCCCCGGCGGGATCAGCGCCTCGTACCCGTACCCGTCGCGGGGCAGCACGGCGCGCTCGGCGAAGCCCACGACGCCGTCGGCGCGCAGCCGCGCCAGCAGGCCCTGGAGCGCGGCCTCGCCGCCGACGCAGCGCGGCTTGTAGACGAACGGCGCGGGGGAGCCGTCGGCGAGTTCGGCGTCGACCATGACGACGCCCCGCGCGCCCGCGTGCGCGTCCGAGCCGCCGAGCCGGACGTCGCGGACGGCGCCGAGCGGGCGGCCGAAGAACGCGTCCCCGATCGCCGCCGCGTCGGCCCGCAGCCGCACGGCCAGCTCGCGGCCGTGCGCGGCGAGCAGGTCGGTGACGTGCGCGAGCCAGCGCCCGAGGACCGGGTACTCCAGGTAGAAGCGGTGGTAGGACGCGGCGTCGGCGAACGTCTTGTCCAGGTAGGCGAGGTAGTCCTCGCGGGTGGAGGTCTCGGGGTCGATGTCGCGCAGGCGGCAGTAGACCTTCGCGTCGGCCTCCACGGCCCAGGCCAGCGCGAGCGCGAACCGGTCGAGCAGGTGCTCCTGGAAGACCTCCACGACGCGCGGCGCGATGGTGAGGCCGCTCGCGTCGAGGACGGGCGTGAGGCGGCGGCCCAGCTCGACCAGGAACGGCTCGCACGCGATGGCGAGCCTGCCGTAGTAGACGTCCGGCTCGCGCCAGCCCGCCGCGGTGTCGCTGGGGCGCTGGAACGCGTCCAGCGCGCCCCGGTACGCCGTCAGCCAGTCGCCGTGCAGGTCGGCGAGGGCGCTGCCGAGCGGCCCGTCGGCGCCGTCCATCGCCAGCTCGTGCCGCCGGTAGGCGGTGAGGACGTCGGTCAGCGACGCGCCGGTGTGCCGCGCGGCACCGCCCTGGCGGCGGCCCTCCTTCTGGAACCGCTGGGCCAGCCGGGCGGCGAGCCGGTCGATCTTCCAGGCGTCGAACGGCTCCAGCGGGCCGGTGTCGGGGGGCGGGCCCAGCGCGGACACGATCTGCGTGCGCTCGGCCAGGGTGGCGGCCCGGGCGGCGATGTCCGCGGGATAGCTCGGGTTCACGCGCGCGGCTCCTCGGGTGGGCGGGGGAGAGAACAGGCCGGTGGGCCGACGCGAGGCCGGCCCACCGGGTGGGGCGCCCGGCCTATGCGGCCGGGGTCGTGCGGATCGTCAACCTGGCGTCAGCCCTTGGTGGTGCCGTCGCACGCGAAGGTGAACGGCCCGGACGTACACGTGCTGGAGCACGCGTAGGCGTCCACGGCGGCGACGCCCTCGGTCCAGTAGTTGAGGGACGCCTCGTCCTGCCGCTCCACCGACTCGGGGACCGTGCCGGCGGCGACGCCGAAGACCTCGGGGTTGTCGAGCAGCTCGGCGCGGAACTCGGCGTCCGCGGCGGCCTGCCGCAGAATGGTGCTCGGGGACATGGTCTTCCTCCTTTTTCGGTTTTTACCTGGTTCGCCGGCTACTGGATCTTCTCAGTGGCCAGACGTATTCCGATCCGCCGCTCGATCTTCTGCATCTCCTCGACGGCGGCGTCCATTTTGGCCTTGTTGTTCTGCCACGCGACCAGCTCCATCTCCTCGGGGGAGATGAGGTCGGGGTCCCAGAGGGACTCCAGCCAGGTCTTGGTGGTCAGCGGATGGAGATCGCGGACCGGCGTGATCCGGCCCGGCAGGCTCGGCTCGTTGATCGACAACGCGATCGTGAGCGCTTCGTGGAGCCTGCTCCCCGGCGGCAGCAGCTCGCACAGCACCATGAGGTGCTGGAGCTGGCGCACGGTGTCGATGTTGCGGTGCTTCGTGAGATCGCTGTCCGGCTTGGGTCCAGACCTCATGCGAATGCCCCCTTCCGGGCGGGGATCGGCGGGCGGAGCCCTGTGGTCTCAGTGGGGCCGCGGTCCGGTCGTGGTCCGGTCGTGCGTGGTCGGGGGTGGGACCGGGCGGCCACTCTCTGTATGTCCGCTGTCGCAGTACGCAACCACGGATAAACGTCAAGGATTAGTCAAGAACACTTAGTCCGTTTCAAAAATGATCACGAGAAAGGCAATTTCCTTCTTGTGATCAGCTCACGGAAAGCCCTCTACTCCCACAAAATCAGACAAGCGCCCCTTGACACTTCGGCTCGCCCGCCGATACCGCCCGCCGTCCACAGCCGTCGGCGAAACCGGGAAAATCGCGGGGTTCCACACCGGCACCGCGAAAAGGGTCATCGAGCGCCCCGCCGGGCGGCGGCCGATGTGGTGCGCGCCCACGGAACGAGTTCCGCTTTTAGCGCTTCCAGCCGTCGTCGAGGCACGTCCGCAAGAAGGCGCCTGCCGCGACCTTCCACGGCGTGGGTCCGCTCTCGGCGCCCTCGCCGAGTACCGTCGCCGTCGTGGCGACGTCGTCCGTCTCGGACTTCGCCGCCAGCGCGGCGACCTTGCGCGCGAGCTTCACCCGCGACCCGGGCGTCTGGTCCTCCGAATACCCGTGGGCGAAGTCGTCGCACGCGCGCTTGGCGGGCGCGTCCAGCGCCCCCTGCCCCGCCGCGTCGCCCGTACCGCCGCCGCATCCGCCCAACGTCAGCACGCCCGCCACGACCCCGCCGCACAAGATCAGCTTCACTGCCACGCGCGGACCTTAGCCCGCCCCGCCTTCCGCCTGACCGGCCATGACCACTACCGGCCGCCCCGGCGAGCGCGTGGACGCGGGCGCTCAGCCTTTGACGGCTCCGGAGAGGACGTTCCGCACGATGCGCGGGCCGAGGAGGGCGAAGAGGGCCAGGGGCGGCAGGACGGCCACGGACGCGCCGGCGAACATCAGGGCGTAGTCGTTGTAGTAGGCGGTCGCCAGGTTGTTCAGGGAGAGCTGGACGGTCGGGTCGTCGGGGCTGAGGACGACGAGCGGCCAGAGGAAGTCGTTCCAGGTCTGCGCGAACGTCAGGAGGCCGAGGACGCCCGCGGTGGGGCGCAGGGCGGGCAGGACGACGTGTCGGTAGACGGCGAGGGTGGTGCAGCCGTC comes from Actinomadura rubteroloni and encodes:
- a CDS encoding DurN family substrate-assisted peptide maturase, with translation MRSGPKPDSDLTKHRNIDTVRQLQHLMVLCELLPPGSRLHEALTIALSINEPSLPGRITPVRDLHPLTTKTWLESLWDPDLISPEEMELVAWQNNKAKMDAAVEEMQKIERRIGIRLATEKIQ
- a CDS encoding TFIIB-type zinc ribbon-containing protein; the encoded protein is MHCPKCRGVMRTYTRNGVHIEQCDNCRGIFLDYGELEALSRMEATHHAPPPPPSAPAWGAPAVHHHHHQGHHRPHHGGGVFHMLFST
- a CDS encoding Nif11-like leader peptide family natural product precursor encodes the protein MSVESCTEFLRVVGDDPGLRRQLRAMTGVAEMIRLGRVHGFAFDDRDLVAAAATDAAARLVPPPPRRAERPVPGFHHYEFALEEIPGFAPVLDELPHLKIRPDTVDLDAFDREFRDDDLRSTSAAPASAEFRRWRAGPDAPAGPNDARHFHLVNLDDHVDHPAYDGYLAAKNRTVAALEKVFGDEVRFSGSMWYPPSSYRLWHTNETQPGWRMYLIDFDAEFDDPAETSFFRYQRPGTSELVTLGERPRLARFFKIGQEPERLFWHCIVNPTRRHRWSFGFVVPDSWTDALEARR
- a CDS encoding ATP-binding cassette domain-containing protein, translating into MSVRPDAPPAPAVTGPPAIRARGLTKRYPDVTAVDGLDLSVAAGESFGFLGPNGAGKSTTIAMLCTLAVPTAGTVEIDGHDTRTDAVAARRSIGLIFQESTLDGELTAAENLRFHADLYDIPVALVPGRVDETLALVGLSDARDRFVRTFSGGMRRRLEIARALLHRPRILFMDEPTIGLDPQSRAQVWRYLHRIRERETVTLFLTTHYLDEAEQCDRVAILDAGRIVAQGSPAELKAVLGADRVDLRTDDDAAAARLLRTRFGLTVAEAPDGLSFTATDSARILPRLFAELDVPVYEARVTPPTLDDVFLHHTGHRIRAEGPADPSGDDAPPPVPAPRPAPEVASGGVRAELRALRMVWRREMLHFLRDRAGTVISLFQPLLFLFILGVGLAGLMAGPSSRSYQVFLFSGALVTASQAPALRVGSALLWDRRSGFLREMLAGPVHRGTLLLGTCLGGTTVATCQAGLLLGAGAVIGVPPDPGLLVLLAAELALTALAMTVLGVLLAMFVRPQTYGTALTVLMAPLMFLSGSVFPLSAMPGWMEAVALVNPFTYAVDAMHRTMAVYLTDAPASLFAPVAWGSWHPPVVLEALLPAGLAALGLMWAARRFSRLD
- a CDS encoding phosphotransferase family protein, encoding MDIARLAALGRDAGGTGEPGVLYDRHGVLVVRVGAVVVKLHQADRETGPALARRLDAARALPGIALAPLGPPRYADGRAVTVWPYGEPVPPEAPPWTEAGRLLAALHRSPVPADAPPWGRPGRVARVVGRLAPGPETDVIRRAFATLPAWIRDDTAPPTAGRVLIHGDWHLGQMVRTETGWLLIDVEDLGVGDPAWDLARPAALYAAGVLAADAWTAFLDGYGPSPDTDLWAALDEPARALAIQIAATCVQSAREGDRDLDDAETAMVDACARIIRA
- a CDS encoding polynucleotide kinase-phosphatase; this encodes MTRELRVPATGLVVLVGVSGSGKSHFARRHFRPTQVVSSDFCRAAVSDDENDQAATGDAFELLHHIVRTRLRRGLLTVVDATNVQPRSREALLAVARHQDALACAIVLDVPEHVAVERNAARPDRDLPSHVVPRQRRELRRGLKALHREFKRVHVLTGVDEIDAAVLVPERPWNDRRELTGPFDLIGDVHGCRAELVDLLGDLGYAVEHDALGRPCGARHPEGRTAVFVGDLVDRGPDTPGVLRLVMGMAAAGTALCVTGNHEAKLVRALKGRKVRVAHGLAESLEQLAAETEEFRAAALAFMDGLISHYVLDGGRLVVAHAGLKEAYHGRASGRVRSFALYGDTTGETDEYGLPVRYPWALDYRGAATVVYGHTPVPDAEWVNNTICLDTGAVFGGRLTALRYPERELVARPAREVWYAPVRPLAEGPARATGLLKIGDVLDAGGVETRLLGRVAVREENALAALEVMSRFTIDPRWLVYLPPTMAPAATSGLPGRLEHPAEALAAYRSAGLERVVCEEKHMGSRAVIVVARDAAVAAARFGVDDGSSGAVYTRTGRAFFRSPDLTAGLLDRVRAAIGAAGLWDELDTGWLVLDAELLPWSAKALDLVRTQYAATGAAARAALPRAADLLARAAARGVDVGDLGAHMARRAANAALFRDAYARYCAPVDGLDGVRLAPFQILAGEGAVHAVAREHDWHLEIAARLVAADASGLLAPTASVVVDLADPASEAAATAWWTDLTGRGGEGMVVKPLGPVPDGRTVQPGLKCRGREYLRIIYGPDYTEPGTLEILRRRALGRKRSLASREHALGVEALERLVAREPLWRRHQPVFGVLALESEPVDPRL
- a CDS encoding cinnamycin family lantibiotic, translating into MSPSTILRQAAADAEFRAELLDNPEVFGVAAGTVPESVERQDEASLNYWTEGVAAVDAYACSSTCTSGPFTFACDGTTKG
- a CDS encoding type 2 lanthipeptide synthetase LanM family protein, with protein sequence MNPSYPADIAARAATLAERTQIVSALGPPPDTGPLEPFDAWKIDRLAARLAQRFQKEGRRQGGAARHTGASLTDVLTAYRRHELAMDGADGPLGSALADLHGDWLTAYRGALDAFQRPSDTAAGWREPDVYYGRLAIACEPFLVELGRRLTPVLDASGLTIAPRVVEVFQEHLLDRFALALAWAVEADAKVYCRLRDIDPETSTREDYLAYLDKTFADAASYHRFYLEYPVLGRWLAHVTDLLAAHGRELAVRLRADAAAIGDAFFGRPLGAVRDVRLGGSDAHAGARGVVMVDAELADGSPAPFVYKPRCVGGEAALQGLLARLRADGVVGFAERAVLPRDGYGYEALIPPGRNRVATRAEAARVYTELGGYLAIFYVLGGGDLHFENVLVADGHAYICDCETVLGALPKGQPRPAGTLMDSVFKTGLIEWPAAPDADGAGMRLSGYSGGDAYEIPMPIPKIDDRPLSFTASVTHRTGLRVEPGAANRVFVGDELTRAEDFVDEIKDGFGRVHRWFQEDPERAAECVGGLFDGTRVRFVNWSTQIYVQLLSAARHPKCLMEPLEVDLLFNTVRTFPRNWDQDGVLPAYELESMWRLDVPLFWVDAADDRLVHDHRAVIPATLEAGPLEHAAARIRRLTPENRAQQDQYIAAGLSGGDVTSSDFAATCVAQAAGLGQRLCATLRAPDAPAPWISYIIRPDGRDEVDIEGDLYNGSAGIALFLAYLNDLDPRPEFRTAARRALDHALATGDRDRIGAFPGLGGLIYVLLHLHRLWGDRALLDQAVAMAETLDGRIERDPHLDVFHGVAGLVPVLLALDDATGGDRGTALAHRCAAHLLRHARDRGDGLSWSNSDPRVVLDDLTGLSHGSAGIGWALILLGTRTGRDEYVDAGRRAFAYETRHFDADAQDWYDLRTVPGGPTWRGRHYANAWCNGASGIGLTRIASWALLGGDDEPLLTEAHQALTATMRNFPRLANDSLCHGRTGNAELFLRYALLRDQPAFRLEANVQVQSQWRDLDQARPGPEAGFFPGLMLGMAGFGLHFLRLARPERVPSVLLLDPPPARTKE